The Sulfolobus acidocaldarius DSM 639 genome has a window encoding:
- a CDS encoding MarR family transcriptional regulator: protein MDILELAILTLLSDQEELSIREIGNYLGVRNIRLSRSLKELEKKGLIFTKALIGNGDMIIGITEEGVKELYKNYIVLRDLVKEMEYSLCTKFDC, encoded by the coding sequence GTGGATATCTTAGAATTAGCTATACTTACATTGTTGTCAGACCAGGAGGAACTAAGTATAAGGGAAATTGGAAATTATCTAGGAGTAAGGAATATAAGGTTATCAAGATCGCTCAAAGAGTTGGAGAAGAAGGGATTAATATTCACTAAAGCTCTTATAGGAAATGGAGATATGATAATTGGCATCACCGAGGAGGGTGTAAAAGAACTATATAAGAATTATATTGTATTGAGAGATTTGGTTAAAGAAATGGAATACAGTCTATGCACTAAATTCGACTGTTAG
- a CDS encoding nucleoside hydrolase → MVRHFIIDCDTAEDDIMSLFMLLRHKVSVEGVTIVEGNISYQQEVNNALWALEYIGEENVKVYPGSDKPLVKDFRSVEEVHGKGGIGDKIAKPQKLKPENKKALDAIVDIADRYPGELEILAISPLTNLALAYLKDKTLTEKIRKVWVMGGTAWGRGNITPVAEYNIWVDPDAAKIVFNAGFDITMVPWDVIVNYPVDNREWEEIKNMNTKMSKFYVDIYTHYREYSMKNEKIGGTPHPDLITTVVALNHENVVKRSDKHFVDVENCDCLTRGMVVIDYLSIWKKNPNTEVIYEIHKEEFLKLLYDLLKWF, encoded by the coding sequence ATGGTAAGGCACTTCATTATTGACTGTGACACCGCAGAGGACGATATAATGAGTTTGTTCATGCTTTTGAGACACAAAGTGAGTGTGGAAGGGGTAACAATTGTTGAGGGGAACATTTCTTACCAACAAGAGGTTAATAATGCGTTATGGGCTCTAGAGTATATAGGAGAGGAAAATGTTAAGGTCTATCCTGGCAGTGATAAGCCTTTGGTCAAGGACTTTAGGAGTGTAGAAGAGGTTCATGGTAAAGGAGGAATAGGGGATAAAATTGCAAAGCCACAAAAACTCAAGCCTGAGAACAAAAAGGCATTAGACGCCATAGTTGATATTGCCGACAGATATCCTGGAGAACTGGAAATTCTGGCTATATCCCCACTCACAAATTTAGCGTTAGCATATTTGAAAGATAAGACATTAACTGAGAAGATAAGGAAAGTCTGGGTGATGGGTGGAACAGCTTGGGGTAGAGGAAATATAACTCCAGTTGCTGAATACAATATTTGGGTTGATCCCGATGCTGCTAAGATAGTATTTAATGCAGGATTTGATATAACAATGGTGCCTTGGGACGTTATAGTGAACTATCCCGTAGACAACAGGGAATGGGAAGAGATTAAGAACATGAATACTAAGATGTCTAAGTTCTATGTAGATATTTACACTCACTATAGAGAGTATTCAATGAAAAATGAAAAAATTGGGGGTACACCTCACCCTGATCTAATCACTACAGTAGTGGCTTTAAACCATGAGAATGTTGTTAAAAGATCGGACAAACACTTTGTAGATGTAGAGAATTGTGATTGTCTAACCAGAGGTATGGTGGTCATAGACTATCTTTCTATATGGAAGAAAAATCCTAACACAGAGGTAATCTATGAAATACATAAGGAGGAATTTTTGAAGCTTTTGTATGATTTACTTAAGTGGTTCTAA
- a CDS encoding FAD-binding oxidoreductase, translated as MLNEFLKEVSDKGILVLNESEGFKRDWTPLLALREFLGQKVGKPSAVIKPKSVEEITEVIKLANNYNACVVPYAGGSSVVGGAYHNSCTILDLSELNKVLELNEDDLTVTVEAGIKIKDLEDKLNSKGYTLDYHPQSFFLATIGGAIAHKGSGSHSSSNIEELLLWIEVVLPNGEIVRIGPDKSVRNSMGPGMLSLFIGSEGTLGVITKAKLKIKPLANYHKDLAFYFNSIDDAIKFAKEYTIRLPPPYRVVIHDSESANYMLGLPYFISLVRVRGYDQELVDVEERLIKSIALKYGGKEGDKETVRKWRDVFARNYEANFLSLVQSGYWTDTLDLAGSWSIIPKIYKELRENLYLINGVKSVLSRFTHLYINGTCLYVMVILRQDPEVLLKVWETAAEVVIKWGGSTSHHHGVGFLKKPWILREKEDEVRLYKMFKLSLDSKGIMNPGKLVD; from the coding sequence ATGTTAAACGAATTCCTAAAGGAAGTCAGTGATAAGGGTATATTAGTTCTAAACGAGTCTGAGGGTTTTAAAAGGGATTGGACGCCTTTATTAGCCCTAAGGGAATTCTTAGGACAAAAAGTTGGAAAGCCGAGTGCGGTAATTAAACCAAAATCTGTGGAGGAGATCACTGAAGTAATTAAACTAGCTAACAATTACAATGCATGTGTTGTTCCATATGCTGGAGGATCTAGTGTTGTAGGAGGTGCTTATCATAACTCTTGCACAATTTTAGATCTATCTGAATTAAATAAGGTATTAGAACTTAATGAGGACGATCTAACGGTAACAGTTGAAGCCGGAATCAAAATTAAGGACTTAGAAGACAAGTTAAATTCCAAGGGTTATACATTAGATTATCACCCACAATCCTTTTTCCTAGCAACTATAGGAGGAGCTATAGCCCATAAAGGGTCTGGCTCCCACAGTAGTAGCAATATAGAAGAGTTATTGTTGTGGATTGAGGTAGTTTTACCTAACGGAGAAATTGTCAGAATAGGTCCAGATAAATCAGTCAGGAACTCAATGGGACCAGGAATGTTGAGTCTCTTTATAGGTTCTGAAGGTACATTGGGAGTTATCACCAAAGCAAAGCTGAAAATTAAACCCTTAGCAAATTATCATAAGGATTTGGCATTTTACTTCAATTCAATTGACGACGCCATAAAATTTGCAAAAGAATATACGATAAGATTACCACCACCATACAGAGTTGTGATTCACGACAGTGAGAGCGCTAATTATATGTTAGGTCTTCCGTATTTCATCTCCTTGGTTAGAGTGAGGGGCTATGACCAAGAGCTTGTCGATGTAGAGGAGAGACTCATAAAAAGTATAGCGTTAAAGTATGGTGGTAAAGAGGGAGATAAAGAAACTGTAAGGAAATGGAGGGACGTCTTTGCAAGAAACTATGAGGCGAATTTTTTGAGTCTAGTCCAGTCTGGATATTGGACCGATACTCTTGACTTAGCTGGAAGTTGGAGTATAATTCCAAAAATTTACAAGGAGTTAAGGGAGAATCTGTACTTAATTAATGGAGTCAAAAGTGTACTTTCAAGATTTACTCATCTATATATAAATGGCACGTGCTTATACGTTATGGTTATTTTGAGACAGGATCCTGAAGTACTCTTGAAAGTCTGGGAGACTGCAGCTGAGGTGGTCATAAAGTGGGGAGGGTCTACATCTCATCATCATGGTGTAGGGTTTCTGAAAAAACCATGGATTCTAAGAGAAAAGGAGGATGAAGTGAGGCTATATAAGATGTTTAAGTTATCACTAGATAGTAAGGGGATTATGAACCCCGGTAAGTTAGTGGATTAA
- a CDS encoding FAD-binding protein: MDIHSEEELFRIIRSAYLDNKKIQVLGYGRHGRISKVDEYVYTKNMNWYEIKDGKVQALAGADVTKIRKEASENGLLLPTLYDGTIGGLLAINPISPLTTSYGRPSDFTLWTRFLTPYGGMKWKVFVGSMGLLGAISRAELKLFEKPRRILTYDKNDATEEEIMKVSSLRPLVLLVEYDGRFNVHASFSEEVLLQGFSVDEGVPMVEVDRERDEIIVEGDDTFESFKKIIELSNPSYAYWIYNSKAFVIFDADVEKLSQFKYYSRDRPKEIYLKLKKLLDVKNIFN; the protein is encoded by the coding sequence ATGGATATTCATAGTGAAGAAGAATTATTCAGAATTATACGGTCAGCATACCTTGACAATAAGAAGATCCAGGTCTTAGGTTATGGTAGACATGGTAGGATATCTAAAGTTGATGAATATGTCTACACTAAAAACATGAATTGGTATGAGATCAAGGATGGTAAAGTCCAAGCATTAGCTGGTGCTGATGTAACAAAGATTAGGAAGGAAGCTAGTGAAAATGGGCTACTACTCCCAACACTTTACGACGGTACAATAGGAGGGCTATTGGCTATTAATCCTATATCCCCACTCACTACATCTTATGGGAGACCATCAGATTTCACACTATGGACTAGGTTTCTGACACCTTATGGTGGGATGAAATGGAAGGTCTTTGTCGGTTCCATGGGTCTTTTGGGGGCTATTTCGCGTGCTGAATTAAAATTATTTGAAAAGCCCAGAAGAATACTGACGTATGACAAAAACGATGCAACTGAAGAGGAAATTATGAAAGTTTCCTCATTAAGACCATTAGTATTACTTGTAGAATATGACGGGAGATTTAATGTCCATGCATCTTTTTCCGAAGAAGTGTTATTACAGGGATTCAGTGTAGACGAGGGTGTACCTATGGTTGAGGTTGACAGGGAAAGAGATGAAATAATTGTTGAAGGAGATGACACTTTTGAAAGTTTTAAGAAGATAATTGAACTCTCAAATCCTAGCTATGCCTATTGGATATATAATTCTAAAGCCTTTGTAATATTTGATGCTGACGTGGAGAAGTTAAGCCAGTTTAAGTATTATTCAAGGGATAGACCAAAAGAAATCTACCTAAAGTTAAAGAAATTATTAGACGTTAAAAATATCTTTAATTAA